The genomic window CATTCTGTTGCAGGGGGTAACGGGGGATGAAGGTACGGTGAACATGCCAGCACTCTGGGCTTCCGGTCGCCGGAACACGCGGTGAAACACAGGGCCTTCCAAGTCACATTCTCCGCCAAAGAACCCGTAACTTCGGGGTCGAAGATGAACATAACGTATACTGAAGGCAGACTGCGCAAATTTGGGGGACTGGCGACTTCCTTCGTGCTTTCAGTCACGGCGCCACAGATGCAGAGGCACTTCGGCGTCCGTCCCGCACCCACGATTCACCTAGGACACAGATGGCCGACTCATCCCCCTTGCTTACGATCGTCCTCGAAGAGTCGGGCACTCTTGACAGAGAATCTGTCATGTATCGACGACTTGTGTCTGCACGACTGCGTTTGGAATCTGAATTTACTATTCTTCACATCGCTGAGCCCCTGACGACGGCGAGCATAGCGCGGCTTTGCAACGAGATTGACAGTAAGTACGTGGTCTTCATGAGGACCTCCCACCAGTTGTCAACGAACTATGTGACCACAATGCTTGATTACCTGCGGACACGCACGGTCTACCTTGCTGAACCGGTCATCTATACGGGTCCAATCCCCAACAACGTCGCTTCCACCAAGATTGACCAGAACTACCACTACGGCCGCGACACCGACGTGTTCGGCACAGCGTTCAACACGCGAAGACTTGCAGACGCTTTGGAAGCAATCGGGGACATAGACCGCGCCGGACTTTACATCAGCTACCGCCTGTATTGGTCGCTGGGATCCCTCAAGCCGTTACCCACCGGCTTCTCAGTTGCATCGGAGACGAAGGCGGCAATCGGCCTTCAACTCGGCGATGACGTTACGAGGCTGGTGCCGCTCATCGCGACATCATCGACAGAGGTGCGGCTTCACCTGGTTCGCTTCCTGGCTGCCTTCCTTCGAGGACTCCGGGCTCAAAAAGTATCCGGTGTTAGTTTGGCCCATCTTCGGGATGTCATTCACGCATTCGACTTGGCCGAATTCGCTTCGTTGCTTGATCCCCTCCAACCCTTCGAGGGATCATGGCTCCGCTGGCTAAACGAACCAGAAGATAGGTACCTCTATAAGCAACTAAGCGACGGGGATTCATATCTCGTTTTCCACGAGGGCGAAGCTCAAGAATCGGCACTTCAGCTCTATCGTCTTCGCTTAGGAGACGACGTTCTGACCATCGAAAAGGCCTACGTACCTCGCGTCCGTAGACCGGGCTACTTCCGTCCGGCAAGTTATGACTTTTATAGCCGGCCCATAGATACCTACTCGACGATTCTCTTCTTTGATCGGCCTCTCCAAGCCGATGACAATGCCGAACACTTGTACGAGTACTTCATCAATAATCACCCGGAGTACAAGAAAGTCTACTTTGCCCTAAATCCAAAGTCGGAAGACTGGGATAGACTCCTAGCCAAGAATTTCAAGCTTGTCCCGATCTTCACCCCTGAATTCTATGAGAAATTTCTCATTTCAGACCTTGTAGTCTCTTCGCAAATCTACAATATTCGGTACAAGGGAAAATCGTTCGCAAACTCGAGGTTTGTTTATCTCCAACATGGGGTCCAACTAAATGATATGACCGATTGGGTCCTATCAAAGTATTTTGATATTTTCGTCGCGACCGGCCAGATCGAAGCCGACTATTTGAGTAAGTTTGCGCCCGTGGAAACGCTCAACTCGGGGTTGCCTCGCATGGAATCCCTGGCTCGAGCCGATCACACAGATCAGCATTTGCTCTTCCTGCCCACATGGCGGTTCAATTTGCACCAGTCCTCCACGGAGCACTTTACGCAATCGAGCTATTTCCGTTCGATCGATGCCATCTTGTCAGATGCTTCGCTGCTCAATTTCTTGGAACGCACCGGACGAACTTTGCACGTCAAACTACATCCAAACGTTGAGAAGCGTGCCAGCCATTTCCGATTCTCGGACCGTGTAGTCAAGTCTGAACTTAGCTACCGCGAGGCGATCTCTTCGGCTGAAATGGTCTTTACTGATTACAGTTCAGCCGTGATTGACGCAGCATTCATCGGGACACCTATCGCCTATTATCAGTGGGATTCGGTTGATTTTTTCAATGATCAACCGTATGAAGGGCGGCTGGATTTCCGGAAAGATGGATTGGGGCCGGTCTTCCAAGAACATTCGGAAATGGTCAACCACATAGTTAACGAACATTACACTCAGCTGGATGACCAGTATGCCCATCGCCGCGCCCGTTTCTTCAAGGGAGTAGACCCCGCGCGGATTAATTCGACAATCATTGAGAGGATGTTGAGTCTCTGATGAAGATGGTCAACGGAGCAAGGCGCCGCATATCCGAGCTGGGGAAATCTGCAGCATACTCAAAGCTGGGCACGGATGTCGCACGAAGAATCTTGTCTTCGCCCGCAGACAGCGCGATACAAAAGTACGTAAAGAGCAAAGGATTAGAAGGAAGTGTACGACGACTAGCTTCCGAAAGTCTTCCGCCAGGCATGTACTTTGCGAAACTCACCATTCATGACTGGGAAAAGTATCGCGGAAAGCCGTTCCGTTTGCTTCAAGACTCAGAAGTTGTTTACGGCAACGAAATCGAGCCACCGGCTCGTGGGTTCCCTCTGGAGTACAGGAACATCGTTGTCACCTCGAACGAGGCCTCCCGATTCAAACTGGATATCAGTGCCGCTTATGAGCTCAAGATCGGACGAGGTGTCTTTACTACTCCCCAACAAGTCAAATATGATGCGCAGTACGGCGTAAAGCAATACGGTGACGTCTTCTATTCACTGCGGGGGAACACTGTCAACCCCAAGAAGTTGCTAATAACTTTTCCTGGGTTCGGACCTTCGACTTCACGCATCTCTTACGCCGTCAGCTATCTCAAGGACATTAAGGAAGCAGACTTGAGGGACACACTGATGGTGTGTTTCCAAGATCGCTACTTGGCAGCTGGCTCCTACATGATGGTTGACAGTGCCGGCAGGTCACTCTATGAGCGTGTTTGGAGCGTTCTGGAGGGCCTCCGCAGCGAACACAACATCGATGAATCGCAGATGTTGTTTTTCGGTGCGTCAAAGGGCGGCAGCATAGCCATTAATTATGCCAAGGATTTTCCGCAGGCCCACCTTCTTCTCGCTGTACCCCAAATGAACTTGCCGTATTATTTCAACAAGCCATTCTTCCGCGACAATCTTTTCAGGAATAGCTCGATACGACATGCCGAGCAACCGGAGCAATTGTTGCGGCAGTACTTTTCTGAGGGTCGGAAGATAGACTATTTCTATACTAATAGCGACGAACTCAGCAATCATTCGCTAATAGAACTTGCCAATGACGTTCCAGGGTTGACCAAATATAGGGTTGACGGCGGGCATTCAGCCGTTGCAAGGGCTGCTCTACCGTCAATGCTCGGTCTCATGCGGAACTTCCTGCACGGCGAAAGGAACAAGCAGTTTCGATGCGAAAACCTGCGTTCCTATGTTCGCGGAGATGGCGTCCTCGCCCAAGCGCGTGTTGACAACCAAGCTTCCAAAATCAAGGGTGCGAATTGGTACTTGGAGGGTAATCTTGGTCGTACCAAGTTTATGCAGCTCTTGACCGAACATTCGTATCAATTCATTAAGTTCACCTCCGACACCCAGATTCTTGCAGCCGCCTATGATCCGATCGAAACGATCACGGGGCTTACGGCACTCGAAGCAAACGGGAGCCGCTGGGCCAGCAACCTGCCTACTCCTTTGACCAGGGGTCGCAAGCAGAGCCCCGTTGGCGTCTTTTCTTTCGACGAGCTGATGCTCACCAGTGTGGACCCGAGGGAATACGTTGTCCTCGATGGCGACGTTCACGGTAGATACCGCTATCGCAGCTACATGGTTGATCCGGCCGGCGACACGATGGAGGTGCACTTCGTTAAGGATGCGACACAGCCCGTGGACAACATGCTGGAAGCCAACGGCACGAATCGTACGTCGCATGTTGCCGTTGTAGAGCCCATGACTAATTGGAACCTCGCTGATCTTGTTGCACTACGCTTTGTTATAACGGCAGGCGCACAACGCCTAAGGATTGTCCTGCACGACGACTCAACGCGCAAAATGGCCATGGCGTTGCTGTCGGGCATCGACTGGAAGGATTCCCACGTAGTGGTTGCGTCGCCAACACCACCTGAGGCCAGCGCTAAGATTAGTGCTGCGCTTCTCGAGAAGGAAGCGCTCCTGTCTGATGCTAGATAATCCGAGTTCCGCGATCTTGGCCGAAACACCGAAGACGATACAGATCATTGGCTCGTATGCTGACGTGTCCAGCATCAGCAACAATCACGTACACCTGAACCAAACTGCTGAGTCTGAATTCATCAACTCAACTGTTGAGTTCGTTGGCACCGGCAACGTCCTTTTCATCGAGGATGGTGCGAAGCTTAGAAACTCAAGACTTCGTTTCATGGGAAGCAACGCGGTCATTCATATACGCAAGTCACCTCGATTTGCCCGCGTCGTCGCATCGGTTTTCGAAGACTCAGTTTTATACATAGGTCCTGGCGCTTCATTCACCGCTGAAGCGCGGTTTCTTCCCACTGAACGCAAGCATGTGATTATTGGCAGCGATGCAATGTTTTCGTCAAGGGTAACGTTTAGAACCGCCGATCCCCATCTTGTTTATGCAGTCGGGAGTCATCGTCGAATTAACCCAAGTGCATCAATTTGGGTGGGTGACCATGTTTGGCTCGGCGAGGACACTTTGTTATTGAAGGGTGCCCGCGTCGGTTCTGGCAGTATCCTGGCCGCCAGAGCGCTGATCACAAAGACCGTCCCCTCGAATTCAACAGCCGTTGGTGCCCCGGGCCGTATCGCCGGTACGGGAATATTCTGGACACGCCCTTCCGTTCACGCCTACACCCAGGCGCAGACTGATCGCAGTTCGTATGAACCCAAGGATGACTTCATCTATGCACGGGACGAGTTCGTTATTGACGTTGGCAAACTTGAGGCCGAACTCGATCTCGCCGAAGATGGCCTGGCCCGAGCCGCATGGTGTAAGCGTCTCGACAACATCGAAGCGAAGAACCGATTCTTTGTTGCGTGAATGACAACGGCTTATCGCTCAGGCAAGCGATCGTTCGCTGATACATGCCACCTTCAACCCGGCAGACCCTTGTGGCCCTAATGGGCCGGTCGCCCTCCTCAGCTTCTGCAGGGGTAGGGCGACCAGGCAAAGGCCCGTGCGGAATCGCGTTCGCATAACCACGGAACGGGTCGAGTAGGGCGG from Arthrobacter sp. StoSoilB20 includes these protein-coding regions:
- a CDS encoding acyltransferase, whose protein sequence is MSSISNNHVHLNQTAESEFINSTVEFVGTGNVLFIEDGAKLRNSRLRFMGSNAVIHIRKSPRFARVVASVFEDSVLYIGPGASFTAEARFLPTERKHVIIGSDAMFSSRVTFRTADPHLVYAVGSHRRINPSASIWVGDHVWLGEDTLLLKGARVGSGSILAARALITKTVPSNSTAVGAPGRIAGTGIFWTRPSVHAYTQAQTDRSSYEPKDDFIYARDEFVIDVGKLEAELDLAEDGLARAAWCKRLDNIEAKNRFFVA
- a CDS encoding CDP-glycerol glycerophosphotransferase family protein codes for the protein MLDYLRTRTVYLAEPVIYTGPIPNNVASTKIDQNYHYGRDTDVFGTAFNTRRLADALEAIGDIDRAGLYISYRLYWSLGSLKPLPTGFSVASETKAAIGLQLGDDVTRLVPLIATSSTEVRLHLVRFLAAFLRGLRAQKVSGVSLAHLRDVIHAFDLAEFASLLDPLQPFEGSWLRWLNEPEDRYLYKQLSDGDSYLVFHEGEAQESALQLYRLRLGDDVLTIEKAYVPRVRRPGYFRPASYDFYSRPIDTYSTILFFDRPLQADDNAEHLYEYFINNHPEYKKVYFALNPKSEDWDRLLAKNFKLVPIFTPEFYEKFLISDLVVSSQIYNIRYKGKSFANSRFVYLQHGVQLNDMTDWVLSKYFDIFVATGQIEADYLSKFAPVETLNSGLPRMESLARADHTDQHLLFLPTWRFNLHQSSTEHFTQSSYFRSIDAILSDASLLNFLERTGRTLHVKLHPNVEKRASHFRFSDRVVKSELSYREAISSAEMVFTDYSSAVIDAAFIGTPIAYYQWDSVDFFNDQPYEGRLDFRKDGLGPVFQEHSEMVNHIVNEHYTQLDDQYAHRRARFFKGVDPARINSTIIERMLSL